Proteins from a genomic interval of Xiphophorus maculatus strain JP 163 A chromosome 7, X_maculatus-5.0-male, whole genome shotgun sequence:
- the LOC102228030 gene encoding neurabin-1-like isoform X5 produces the protein MIKTENKGGERSLRSASPHRNAYKSDFHAIKCSFDGPKSEDASKTFANGSSETRDESRGRPFGTRVNKIKNIFLQMDGQQPESQEVKQTLKSDAPHVSPTKLQFPVNAHRVNLNSASSPESHSLEKTPKGEDVEIDKVSLAEKFSVTRKLFERGVKEQPAAEKQSPNRVVNRLSLGSASDEEKNARRASGCKESPGKLEQTPTSAAKSCSDEIADGEKRHVSRVSLNAGPLSKRLENYIVENDSDDNNTSAGKEGVASAKQHSTTQHVQPTVASKDVSHKATSPVKEVTDSSFANNVLIKNKDSKSGSWGSNLGTKATLPASGDVSLAADAAPKLRSSEQTTSISHSYKCPSPAVDRFSRTSVGDGAKASSSPPRDGKEPLPSAGGFLNADRNKHPEKLKSNDGPALSPTGPKPQSKTSSPDSRGGSTVRAELVVVQNESSDSEEDEITEDKQKDEFCEDLQRSFPSGQNLNSHQISSQETIEEAQRGADTEYEGRVPADDKRFGLEKKEDNLAVSQDTNEEDEAAEEEEEEEDSLEKQVEENILDRVSPVVYGIENAAFVDDRDVDQVIREEEEKEEEDEEEDDQIYGNYDECYEVIGLSDEDDAPPKRKIRFSTDPILVFSTFSNEDYDRRNDDVDPIAASAEYELEKRVEKMDVFPVEIQKGDNGLGISIIGMGVGADQGLEKLGIFVKTVTENGATEKDGRIQVNDQIVEVDGTSLVGVTQLFAATVLKNTKGTVRFLIGREKPGTQSEVARLISETLEQERNQQQQHLDDPYDHSTEEEERYEDEDDDVIEERILGSNFSPGRNVEVLELPDSEALFMPTDMNSSQMAFKFKELQLKHSVATAEINQLKEKLRKSEEDKSLWEERQSALEQKTEESNDKILKLENYWLEAQAVCKSVNEQLAENQAQYEALDKKYNKAKKLIKDYQQKEIDFVKKEEELKKTLDEKDKWYKEQLESLQNRIAALESRGASAVESQSGLDSAAEDRLSSQDSVNNSQSIDSLLDQDWTEVIPETARLDTSAQKAKCRLAQMSRRQAPTRNKLKEGLAEPAHHSQETEEEVEQEEQESAGRQQSTQESPALPVDVCHTGQKDNPGETGDASKSKLELSSSPSLSPSLGDSVESCSNPSLSSPKHTSSPHSPSGFMRNVKKRESKGKGKELKEELSESSTAVKPKRRFPDFGGLRKSGGKGRKDKEKEAMRASLDSRGSAELLEESGGNLSPAESMTSVPTCMPFSWFGDKDRDREPSSSNSSLPYAANETSSEQSQDRKTKSFSVIDDSSPASPSTDISGLVAEPNLSGRSHTLIFSSSETLDDEPVPVGKEYQWQNRPISDWTNQQVCHWLMGMNMDQYTPEFTAKGIDGQQLLHLDSDKLKALGVTSQSDRSTIKKKLKDMRKAQEKLEKQREKREKEGRRSGRLPVQGDSIC, from the exons atgatcaaaacagaaaacaaaggagGGGAGAGGAGCCTGAGAAGTGCGTCCCCTCACAGAAATGCATACAAGTCTGACTTCCACGCCATCAAGTGCTCCTTTGATGGGCCAAAGTCCGAGGATGcctcaaaaacatttgcaaacgGATCAAGTGAAACCCGGGATGAGTCTAGGGGAAGGCCTTTTGGAACCAGAGTGAATAAGATCAAGAACATATTTCTACAAATGGATGGACAGCAACCAGAGTCTCAAGAAgtcaaacaaactttaaagtctGACGCCCCCCATGTTTCCCCAAcgaagctgcagtttccagtcAACGCTCACAGAGTTAATTTAAACAGCGCTTCAAGCCCCGAATCCCACAGTTTAGAGAAAACACCCAAGGGGGAAGATGTTGAGATTGACAAAGTGTCTCTGGCGGAGAAGTTTTCTGTGACCAGAAAACTCTTTGAAAGAGGCGTCAAGGAGCAGCCAGCAGCTGAGAAACAGTCCCCAAATAGAGTGGTTAATCGTCTATCCCTCGGAAGTGCCTCAGATGAAGAGAAAAACGCAAGGAGAGCGTCGGGATGCAAAGAGAGTCCTGGCAAATTGGAGCAAACACCCACATCGGCAGCTAAAAGTTGCTCAGATGAGATAGCTGATGGTGAAAAAAGGCATGTGTCTAGAGTGTCGCTGAATGCAGGGCCTTTGTCGAAGAGGTTGGAAAATTATATAGTTGAGAATGACTCAGACGACAACAACACATCTGCTGGGAAAGAAGGTGTGGCATCTGCTAAACAACACAGCACCACTCAACACGTACAGCCTACCGTTGCGTCCAAGGACGTCTCACACAAAGCTACTTCTCCTGTCAAAGAAGTCACCGACTCTTCATTTGCTAATAATGTcctcatcaaaaataaagataGCAAATCTGGATCTTGGGGGTCAAATTTGGGAACTAAAGCGACATTACCAGCTAGTGGTGATGTATCTTTGGCAGCAGATGCCGCTCCAAAACTTCGCTCATCAGAGCAAACGACCTCAATTAGCCACAGCTACAAGTGCCCCTCACCAGCAGTTGATAGATTTAGTAGGACATCTGTTGGTGATGGTGCTAAAGCATCGAGTTCACCCCCAAGGGATGGGAAAGAGCCTTTGCCATCAGCTGGCGGATTTCTGAACGCAGATCGGAATAAACACCCGGAAAAACTCAAGAGTAACGATGGCCCAGCTCTCAGCCCTACAGGGCCCAAGCCACAAAGCAAGACTTCATCACCTGACTCCAGAGGGGGAAGCACAGTGCGGGCTGAACTGGTGGTGGTACAGAACGAGTCCTCGGACAGTGAGGAGGATGAAATCACTGAAGATAAGCAGAAAGACGAATTCTGTGAAGACCTACAAAGAAGCTTTCCATCAGGACAAAACCTCAACTCTCATCAAATCTCCTCACAAGAGACTATAGAAGAAGCACAAAGGGGGGCAGACACTGAATATGAAGGTAGAGTCCCAGCAGATGACAAGAGATTTGGTTTAGAGAAAAAGGAGGATAACTTAGCTGTGAGTCAGGACACTAATGAAGAGGATGAAGcagcggaggaggaggaagaggaagaggattCACTAGAGAAGCAAGTGGAAGAGAACATTCTGGATAGAGTCTCTCCAGTAGTGTATGGGATAGAGAACGCAGCATTTGTGGATGATAGAGATGTAGACCAGGTCAtcagggaagaggaggagaaggaggaggaagatgaggaggaggatgatcAAATCTATGGGAATTATGATGAGTGTTACGAAGTTATTGGTCTCTCTGATGAGGATGACGCTCCCCCAAAAAGGAAAATTAGGTTCTCCACAGATCCCATTTTG GTCTTCAGCACCTTCTCCAATGAGGATTACGATCGGCGTAATGATGATGTGGACCCTATTGCAGCGTCTGCAGAATATGAGCTGGAAAAGAGAGTGGAGAAAATGGATGTGTTTCCTGTGGAAATTCAAAAGG GAGACAATGGGCTTGGAATCAGTATCATAGGAATGGGAGTGGGAGCTGACCAGGGTTTGGAGAAACTCGgtatttttgtgaaaactgtAACTGAGAATGGAGCAACTGAGAAAGATGGACG GATACAGGTGAATGATCAGATAGTAGAGGTTGATGGGACCAGTCTGGTGGGAGTAACCCAGCTGTTTGCTGCAACTGTCCTGAAGAACACCAAAGGCACAGTGAG GTTTCTGATTGGTCGAGAGAAGCCGGGAACTCAGAGTGAGGTGGCCCGCCTCATTAGTGAGACACTGGAGCAGGagaggaaccagcagcagcaacacctGGATGACCCTTACGACCACTCTACAGAGGAG GAGGAGAGGTATGAGGACGAGGATGACGACGTTATAGAAGAAAGAATTCTTGGGTCCAATTTCTCTCCAGGGAGAAACGTGGAGGTGTTGGAGCTGCCGGACTCGGAGGCCTTGTTCATGCCGACCGACATGAACAGCTCTCAGATGGCCTTCAAGTTCAAAGAG CTGCAACTGAAGCACAGCGTTGCTacagctgaaataaatcaactgaAGGAAAAG ctAAGGAAATCAGAGGAGGACAAGTCTTTGTGGGAAGAAAGGCAATCTGCACTGGAGCAAAAAACTGAGGAGAGCAACGACAAAATCCTAAAGCTGGAGAATTACTGGCTGGAAGCCCAGGCTGTGTGCAAGAGTGTGAATGAACAATTAGCCGAGAATCAGGCTCAGTATGAGGCCCTGGACAAGAAGTACAACAAGGCCAAGAAACTGATCAAAGACTACCAACAAAA AGAGAtagattttgtgaagaaagaggaggagctgaaaaAGACTCTGGACGAAAAAGACAAATGGTACAAGGAGCAGCTGGAGAGCCTGCAGAACAGG ATTGCTGCCCTGGAGTCCAGAGGGGCTTCAGCTGTGGAGAGTCAGAGCGGTCTGGACTCTGCTGCTGAGGACAGACTCAGCAGCCAAGACTCTGTCAACAACTCACAATCCATTGACTCTCTCTTAG aTCAAGACTGGACTGAAGTGATCCCTGAAACAGCGCGCCTGGACACCAGCGCTCAGAAGGCCAAATGCCGGTTGGCTCAGATGAGCCGGCGCCAGGCTCCAACTCGAAACAAACTAAAGGAAGGCCTGGCTGAACCCGCTCATCATTCTCAG GAAACTGAAGAAGAGGTtgagcaggaggagcaggaatCTGCCGGGAGGCAGCAGTCAACACAGGAGAGCCCAGCACTACCTGTCGACGTCTGCCACACTGGACAGAAAGACAATCCGGGCGAGACCGGAGATGCTTCTAAAAGCAAATTGGAGCTGTCCAGCAGTCCATCTTTGTCCCCGTCACTGGGGGACAGTGTTGAAAGCTGTAGCAATCCTTCGTTGTCTTCTCCAAAACACACGTCCTCACCACACTCTCCTTCGGGTTTTATGCGCAACGTGAAAAAGAGAGAGTCCAAAGGCAAAGGGAAAGAACTCAAAG AGGAGTTGAGTGAGTCTTCTACAGCGGTAAAACCTAAAAGGCGATTTCCAGATTTTGG AGGCCTTCGGAAGTCAGGCGGCAAagggagaaaagacaaagagaaagagGCCATGAGAGCTTCTTTGGACAGCAG GGGTTCTGCAGAGTTACTAGAGGAATCTGGAGGGAACCTGTCTCCTGCAGAGTCCATGACCTCTGTCCCCACTTGTATGCCTTTCTCCTGGTTTGGAGacaaagacagagacagagagccgTCCTCGTCCAACAGCAGCCTGCCATACGCTGCAAATGAAACCAGCAGTGAGCAAAGCCAGGATCGTAAAACTAAG AGTTTTTCAGTCATAGATGATTCTAGCCCTGCCAGTCCCAGTACAGACATCTCTGGGTTAGTCGCTGAACCCAATCTGTCTGGGCGCTCACACACTTTAATCTTCTCTTCCAGCGAG ACCTTGGATGATGAACCAGTCCCTGTTGGGAAAGAGTATCAGTGGCAGAATCGGCCCATCTCCGATTGGACCAATCAGCAGGTCTGTCACTGGTTAATGGGCATGAACATGGATCAGTACACTCCTGAATTCACCGCAAAGGGAATCGAtggccagcagctgctgcacttAGACAGCGACAAACTGAAG GCACTTGGTGTGACAAGTCAAAGTGATCGCTCAACTATCAAAAAGAAGCTGAAGGATATGCGGAAGGCCCAGGAGAAGCTGGAAAAACAGcgggagaaaagagagaaagagggcCGACGCAGTGGGAGGCTGCCGGTCCAGGGTGACTCCATCTGCTGA
- the LOC102228030 gene encoding neurabin-1-like isoform X2, with protein sequence MIKTENKGGERSLRSASPHRNAYKSDFHAIKCSFDGPKSEDASKTFANGSSETRDESRGRPFGTRVNKIKNIFLQMDGQQPESQEVKQTLKSDAPHVSPTKLQFPVNAHRVNLNSASSPESHSLEKTPKGEDVEIDKVSLAEKFSVTRKLFERGVKEQPAAEKQSPNRVVNRLSLGSASDEEKNARRASGCKESPGKLEQTPTSAAKSCSDEIADGEKRHVSRVSLNAGPLSKRLENYIVENDSDDNNTSAGKEGVASAKQHSTTQHVQPTVASKDVSHKATSPVKEVTDSSFANNVLIKNKDSKSGSWGSNLGTKATLPASGDVSLAADAAPKLRSSEQTTSISHSYKCPSPAVDRFSRTSVGDGAKASSSPPRDGKEPLPSAGGFLNADRNKHPEKLKSNDGPALSPTGPKPQSKTSSPDSRGGSTVRAELVVVQNESSDSEEDEITEDKQKDEFCEDLQRSFPSGQNLNSHQISSQETIEEAQRGADTEYEGRVPADDKRFGLEKKEDNLAVSQDTNEEDEAAEEEEEEEDSLEKQVEENILDRVSPVVYGIENAAFVDDRDVDQVIREEEEKEEEDEEEDDQIYGNYDECYEVIGLSDEDDAPPKRKIRFSTDPILVFSTFSNEDYDRRNDDVDPIAASAEYELEKRVEKMDVFPVEIQKGDNGLGISIIGMGVGADQGLEKLGIFVKTVTENGATEKDGRIQVNDQIVEVDGTSLVGVTQLFAATVLKNTKGTVRFLIGREKPGTQSEVARLISETLEQERNQQQQHLDDPYDHSTEEEERYEDEDDDVIEERILGSNFSPGRNVEVLELPDSEALFMPTDMNSSQMAFKFKELQLKHSVATAEINQLKEKLRKSEEDKSLWEERQSALEQKTEESNDKILKLENYWLEAQAVCKSVNEQLAENQAQYEALDKKYNKAKKLIKDYQQKEIDFVKKEEELKKTLDEKDKWYKEQLESLQNRIAALESRGASAVESQSGLDSAAEDRLSSQDSVNNSQSIDSLLDQDWTEVIPETARLDTSAQKAKCRLAQMSRRQAPTRNKLKEGLAEPAHHSQETEEEVEQEEQESAGRQQSTQESPALPVDVCHTGQKDNPGETGDASKSKLELSSSPSLSPSLGDSVESCSNPSLSSPKHTSSPHSPSGFMRNVKKRESKGKGKELKEELSESSTAVKPKRRFPDFGGLRKSGGKGRKDKEKEAMRASLDSRGSAELLEESGGNLSPAESMTSVPTCMPFSWFGDKDRDREPSSSNSSLPYAANETSSEQSQDRKTKTNLSWSSLFSRSLDLSFSVIDDSSPASPSTDISGLVAEPNLSGRSHTLIFSSSETLDDEPVPVGKEYQWQNRPISDWTNQQVCHWLMGMNMDQYTPEFTAKGIDGQQLLHLDSDKLKALGVTSQSDRSTIKKKLKDMRKAQEKLEKQREKREKEGRRSGRLPVQGDSIC encoded by the exons atgatcaaaacagaaaacaaaggagGGGAGAGGAGCCTGAGAAGTGCGTCCCCTCACAGAAATGCATACAAGTCTGACTTCCACGCCATCAAGTGCTCCTTTGATGGGCCAAAGTCCGAGGATGcctcaaaaacatttgcaaacgGATCAAGTGAAACCCGGGATGAGTCTAGGGGAAGGCCTTTTGGAACCAGAGTGAATAAGATCAAGAACATATTTCTACAAATGGATGGACAGCAACCAGAGTCTCAAGAAgtcaaacaaactttaaagtctGACGCCCCCCATGTTTCCCCAAcgaagctgcagtttccagtcAACGCTCACAGAGTTAATTTAAACAGCGCTTCAAGCCCCGAATCCCACAGTTTAGAGAAAACACCCAAGGGGGAAGATGTTGAGATTGACAAAGTGTCTCTGGCGGAGAAGTTTTCTGTGACCAGAAAACTCTTTGAAAGAGGCGTCAAGGAGCAGCCAGCAGCTGAGAAACAGTCCCCAAATAGAGTGGTTAATCGTCTATCCCTCGGAAGTGCCTCAGATGAAGAGAAAAACGCAAGGAGAGCGTCGGGATGCAAAGAGAGTCCTGGCAAATTGGAGCAAACACCCACATCGGCAGCTAAAAGTTGCTCAGATGAGATAGCTGATGGTGAAAAAAGGCATGTGTCTAGAGTGTCGCTGAATGCAGGGCCTTTGTCGAAGAGGTTGGAAAATTATATAGTTGAGAATGACTCAGACGACAACAACACATCTGCTGGGAAAGAAGGTGTGGCATCTGCTAAACAACACAGCACCACTCAACACGTACAGCCTACCGTTGCGTCCAAGGACGTCTCACACAAAGCTACTTCTCCTGTCAAAGAAGTCACCGACTCTTCATTTGCTAATAATGTcctcatcaaaaataaagataGCAAATCTGGATCTTGGGGGTCAAATTTGGGAACTAAAGCGACATTACCAGCTAGTGGTGATGTATCTTTGGCAGCAGATGCCGCTCCAAAACTTCGCTCATCAGAGCAAACGACCTCAATTAGCCACAGCTACAAGTGCCCCTCACCAGCAGTTGATAGATTTAGTAGGACATCTGTTGGTGATGGTGCTAAAGCATCGAGTTCACCCCCAAGGGATGGGAAAGAGCCTTTGCCATCAGCTGGCGGATTTCTGAACGCAGATCGGAATAAACACCCGGAAAAACTCAAGAGTAACGATGGCCCAGCTCTCAGCCCTACAGGGCCCAAGCCACAAAGCAAGACTTCATCACCTGACTCCAGAGGGGGAAGCACAGTGCGGGCTGAACTGGTGGTGGTACAGAACGAGTCCTCGGACAGTGAGGAGGATGAAATCACTGAAGATAAGCAGAAAGACGAATTCTGTGAAGACCTACAAAGAAGCTTTCCATCAGGACAAAACCTCAACTCTCATCAAATCTCCTCACAAGAGACTATAGAAGAAGCACAAAGGGGGGCAGACACTGAATATGAAGGTAGAGTCCCAGCAGATGACAAGAGATTTGGTTTAGAGAAAAAGGAGGATAACTTAGCTGTGAGTCAGGACACTAATGAAGAGGATGAAGcagcggaggaggaggaagaggaagaggattCACTAGAGAAGCAAGTGGAAGAGAACATTCTGGATAGAGTCTCTCCAGTAGTGTATGGGATAGAGAACGCAGCATTTGTGGATGATAGAGATGTAGACCAGGTCAtcagggaagaggaggagaaggaggaggaagatgaggaggaggatgatcAAATCTATGGGAATTATGATGAGTGTTACGAAGTTATTGGTCTCTCTGATGAGGATGACGCTCCCCCAAAAAGGAAAATTAGGTTCTCCACAGATCCCATTTTG GTCTTCAGCACCTTCTCCAATGAGGATTACGATCGGCGTAATGATGATGTGGACCCTATTGCAGCGTCTGCAGAATATGAGCTGGAAAAGAGAGTGGAGAAAATGGATGTGTTTCCTGTGGAAATTCAAAAGG GAGACAATGGGCTTGGAATCAGTATCATAGGAATGGGAGTGGGAGCTGACCAGGGTTTGGAGAAACTCGgtatttttgtgaaaactgtAACTGAGAATGGAGCAACTGAGAAAGATGGACG GATACAGGTGAATGATCAGATAGTAGAGGTTGATGGGACCAGTCTGGTGGGAGTAACCCAGCTGTTTGCTGCAACTGTCCTGAAGAACACCAAAGGCACAGTGAG GTTTCTGATTGGTCGAGAGAAGCCGGGAACTCAGAGTGAGGTGGCCCGCCTCATTAGTGAGACACTGGAGCAGGagaggaaccagcagcagcaacacctGGATGACCCTTACGACCACTCTACAGAGGAG GAGGAGAGGTATGAGGACGAGGATGACGACGTTATAGAAGAAAGAATTCTTGGGTCCAATTTCTCTCCAGGGAGAAACGTGGAGGTGTTGGAGCTGCCGGACTCGGAGGCCTTGTTCATGCCGACCGACATGAACAGCTCTCAGATGGCCTTCAAGTTCAAAGAG CTGCAACTGAAGCACAGCGTTGCTacagctgaaataaatcaactgaAGGAAAAG ctAAGGAAATCAGAGGAGGACAAGTCTTTGTGGGAAGAAAGGCAATCTGCACTGGAGCAAAAAACTGAGGAGAGCAACGACAAAATCCTAAAGCTGGAGAATTACTGGCTGGAAGCCCAGGCTGTGTGCAAGAGTGTGAATGAACAATTAGCCGAGAATCAGGCTCAGTATGAGGCCCTGGACAAGAAGTACAACAAGGCCAAGAAACTGATCAAAGACTACCAACAAAA AGAGAtagattttgtgaagaaagaggaggagctgaaaaAGACTCTGGACGAAAAAGACAAATGGTACAAGGAGCAGCTGGAGAGCCTGCAGAACAGG ATTGCTGCCCTGGAGTCCAGAGGGGCTTCAGCTGTGGAGAGTCAGAGCGGTCTGGACTCTGCTGCTGAGGACAGACTCAGCAGCCAAGACTCTGTCAACAACTCACAATCCATTGACTCTCTCTTAG aTCAAGACTGGACTGAAGTGATCCCTGAAACAGCGCGCCTGGACACCAGCGCTCAGAAGGCCAAATGCCGGTTGGCTCAGATGAGCCGGCGCCAGGCTCCAACTCGAAACAAACTAAAGGAAGGCCTGGCTGAACCCGCTCATCATTCTCAG GAAACTGAAGAAGAGGTtgagcaggaggagcaggaatCTGCCGGGAGGCAGCAGTCAACACAGGAGAGCCCAGCACTACCTGTCGACGTCTGCCACACTGGACAGAAAGACAATCCGGGCGAGACCGGAGATGCTTCTAAAAGCAAATTGGAGCTGTCCAGCAGTCCATCTTTGTCCCCGTCACTGGGGGACAGTGTTGAAAGCTGTAGCAATCCTTCGTTGTCTTCTCCAAAACACACGTCCTCACCACACTCTCCTTCGGGTTTTATGCGCAACGTGAAAAAGAGAGAGTCCAAAGGCAAAGGGAAAGAACTCAAAG AGGAGTTGAGTGAGTCTTCTACAGCGGTAAAACCTAAAAGGCGATTTCCAGATTTTGG AGGCCTTCGGAAGTCAGGCGGCAAagggagaaaagacaaagagaaagagGCCATGAGAGCTTCTTTGGACAGCAG GGGTTCTGCAGAGTTACTAGAGGAATCTGGAGGGAACCTGTCTCCTGCAGAGTCCATGACCTCTGTCCCCACTTGTATGCCTTTCTCCTGGTTTGGAGacaaagacagagacagagagccgTCCTCGTCCAACAGCAGCCTGCCATACGCTGCAAATGAAACCAGCAGTGAGCAAAGCCAGGATCGTAAAACTAAG ACAAATCTCTCCTGGTCCTCTTTATTCAGTCGCTCTTTAGATTTG AGTTTTTCAGTCATAGATGATTCTAGCCCTGCCAGTCCCAGTACAGACATCTCTGGGTTAGTCGCTGAACCCAATCTGTCTGGGCGCTCACACACTTTAATCTTCTCTTCCAGCGAG ACCTTGGATGATGAACCAGTCCCTGTTGGGAAAGAGTATCAGTGGCAGAATCGGCCCATCTCCGATTGGACCAATCAGCAGGTCTGTCACTGGTTAATGGGCATGAACATGGATCAGTACACTCCTGAATTCACCGCAAAGGGAATCGAtggccagcagctgctgcacttAGACAGCGACAAACTGAAG GCACTTGGTGTGACAAGTCAAAGTGATCGCTCAACTATCAAAAAGAAGCTGAAGGATATGCGGAAGGCCCAGGAGAAGCTGGAAAAACAGcgggagaaaagagagaaagagggcCGACGCAGTGGGAGGCTGCCGGTCCAGGGTGACTCCATCTGCTGA